Proteins encoded together in one Streptomyces sp. TLI_171 window:
- a CDS encoding glutamate synthase subunit beta, translating to MADPKGFLTTPKQLAERRPVDVRLRDWNEVYVERSLLPIITKQAGRCMDCGIPFCHNGCPLGNLIPEWNDLAYRDDWSGAIERLHATNNFPEFTGRLCPAPCESACVLGINQDAVTIKNVEVTIIDKAWDRGGVTPQAPERLSGKTVAVVGSGPAGLAAAQQLTRAGHTVVVYERADRIGGLLRYGIPEFKMEKRHINRRIEQMRAEGTRFRTGVHVGEDITGQDLRSRFDAVVIAAGATTARDLPVPGRELNGVHQAMEYLPLANKVQEGDYVDSPISAKGKHVVVIGGGDTGADCVGTAHRQGAASVTQLEIMPRPSEERPTGQPWPTMPMTYKVTSAHEEGGERIYSVSTTHFAGDEDGNVQELHLVEVEFKNGKFEPVPGSEKAIPAQLVTLAMGFTGTDVKNGLVEQLGVDLDARGNVARDGKFGTNVDGVYVCGDAGRGQSLIVWAIAEGRSAAAAVDKYLGGKTPLPAPIKPTDRPLVV from the coding sequence ATGGCTGACCCCAAGGGCTTCCTGACCACGCCCAAGCAGCTGGCGGAGCGGCGTCCGGTGGACGTCCGGCTCCGTGACTGGAACGAGGTCTACGTCGAGCGCAGCCTCCTTCCGATCATCACCAAGCAGGCCGGCCGCTGCATGGACTGCGGCATCCCGTTCTGCCACAACGGCTGCCCGCTCGGGAACCTGATCCCCGAGTGGAACGACCTGGCGTACCGGGACGACTGGTCCGGTGCGATCGAGCGGCTGCACGCCACCAACAACTTCCCGGAGTTCACCGGCCGCCTGTGCCCGGCTCCGTGCGAGTCGGCGTGCGTCCTCGGCATCAACCAGGACGCGGTGACCATCAAGAACGTCGAGGTCACCATCATCGACAAGGCCTGGGACCGCGGCGGGGTCACCCCGCAGGCCCCGGAGCGGCTGTCCGGCAAGACCGTCGCCGTGGTGGGCTCCGGCCCGGCCGGCCTGGCCGCCGCCCAGCAGCTCACCCGGGCCGGCCACACCGTGGTGGTGTACGAGCGCGCCGACCGGATCGGCGGCCTGCTGCGCTACGGCATCCCCGAGTTCAAGATGGAGAAGCGCCACATCAACCGCCGCATCGAGCAGATGCGCGCGGAGGGCACCCGGTTCCGCACCGGCGTGCACGTGGGCGAGGACATCACCGGCCAGGACCTGCGCTCGCGCTTCGACGCGGTGGTCATCGCCGCCGGCGCCACCACCGCCCGCGACCTGCCGGTCCCCGGCCGGGAGCTGAACGGCGTGCACCAGGCGATGGAGTACCTGCCGCTGGCCAACAAGGTCCAGGAGGGCGACTACGTCGACTCCCCGATCTCGGCCAAGGGCAAGCACGTGGTCGTGATCGGCGGCGGCGACACCGGCGCGGACTGCGTCGGCACCGCGCACCGCCAGGGCGCGGCCTCGGTCACCCAGCTGGAGATCATGCCGCGCCCCTCCGAGGAGCGGCCGACCGGCCAGCCCTGGCCGACCATGCCGATGACCTACAAGGTCACCTCGGCCCACGAGGAGGGCGGCGAGCGGATCTACTCCGTCTCCACCACCCACTTCGCCGGCGACGAGGACGGCAACGTCCAGGAACTGCACCTGGTCGAGGTCGAGTTCAAGAACGGCAAGTTCGAGCCGGTCCCCGGCAGCGAGAAGGCGATCCCGGCCCAGCTGGTCACCCTCGCGATGGGCTTCACCGGCACCGACGTCAAGAACGGCCTGGTCGAGCAGCTGGGCGTCGACCTCGACGCGCGCGGCAACGTCGCCCGCGACGGCAAGTTCGGCACCAACGTCGACGGGGTGTACGTTTGCGGTGACGCCGGTCGCGGTCAGTCGCTGATCGTCTGGGCGATCGCGGAGGGCCGTTCGGCCGCCGCGGCGGTCGACAAGTACCTGGGCGGCAAGACTCCGCTCCCCGCCCCGATCAAGCCGACCGACCGTCCCCTGGTGGTCTGA
- the lgt gene encoding prolipoprotein diacylglyceryl transferase produces MDLAYIPSPSRGVLNLGPIPLRAYAFCIIIGVVVAVWLGSKRWVARGGGRHTVGDIAVWAVPFGLVGGRIYHVITDNQLYFGEGKHPLDALKIWEGGLGIWGAIAFGAVGAWIGARRRGVPLPAYADAIAPGIALAQACGRWGNWFNQELYGRPTTLPWGLKIDKTLADGTVVQGVYHPTFLYESIWCVLVAVLVIWADKRFTLGHGRAFALYVAAYTVGRFWTEWLRIDEAHRFFGLRLNDWTAILVFVGAVVAFVVVGKRHPGREDPDSIDPQATKERAEAAAAEAGEPAADAPSDAAPERAKDAEQPGEAPVELSKDSEKPS; encoded by the coding sequence ATGGATCTCGCATACATTCCGAGCCCGTCGCGGGGCGTCCTCAATCTGGGGCCCATCCCGCTGCGCGCCTACGCGTTCTGCATCATCATCGGTGTCGTCGTGGCCGTGTGGCTCGGCAGCAAGCGCTGGGTCGCCCGGGGCGGCGGCCGGCACACCGTCGGCGACATCGCGGTCTGGGCGGTGCCGTTCGGCCTGGTCGGCGGCCGGATCTACCACGTCATCACCGACAACCAGCTGTACTTCGGCGAGGGCAAGCACCCGCTCGACGCGCTGAAGATCTGGGAGGGCGGCCTCGGCATCTGGGGCGCCATCGCCTTCGGCGCGGTCGGCGCCTGGATCGGCGCCCGCCGCCGCGGCGTGCCGCTGCCCGCCTACGCCGACGCGATCGCCCCCGGCATCGCGCTGGCCCAGGCCTGCGGCCGCTGGGGCAACTGGTTCAACCAGGAGCTGTACGGCCGCCCCACCACCCTGCCGTGGGGCCTGAAGATCGACAAGACGCTCGCCGACGGCACCGTCGTCCAGGGCGTCTACCACCCGACCTTCCTCTACGAGTCGATCTGGTGCGTGCTGGTCGCGGTGCTGGTGATCTGGGCCGACAAGCGCTTCACCCTCGGCCACGGCCGGGCCTTCGCGCTGTACGTCGCCGCCTACACCGTCGGCCGGTTCTGGACCGAGTGGCTGCGGATCGACGAGGCGCACCGCTTCTTCGGCCTGCGCCTGAACGACTGGACGGCGATCCTGGTGTTCGTCGGCGCGGTGGTGGCCTTCGTGGTCGTCGGCAAGCGCCACCCCGGCCGCGAGGACCCGGACTCGATCGACCCGCAGGCCACCAAGGAGCGCGCCGAAGCGGCCGCCGCCGAGGCCGGGGAGCCCGCCGCCGACGCCCCGTCGGACGCCGCCCCCGAGCGGGCGAAGGACGCCGAGCAGCCCGGGGAAGCCCCGGTCGAGCTCTCGAAGGACTCCGAAAAGCCCTCCTGA
- a CDS encoding AAA family ATPase, with the protein MLYGRGTEQAVIGRLLAEAAEGRSGVLVLRGEPGIGKTALLDAAAAAAAGGRVLRAAGVESEARLPYALLSQLLAPVLDRVGALPGPQRAALERTLGLAEGPAGDRLLVGLAVLTLLGDLAEESPVLCLLDDLQWADQESAQAVQVAARRLGAERVAVLLATRADGPEPAGLPELRVEPLAEAAAVALLARTAPGLTDRAGVLAAAQGNPLALVELPAQGAQGGLPPAGRLRLAYHGQVSRLPAGAQRWLLLAALEEAGSLEVLLRAAGDCGLTVADLGPAEEAGLLRVELAEQRVTFRHPLLRSALVDRAPLADRLAAHAALARAYGPAEPLRRAWHRALAATGRDEGAAEELAAAAAGAASRGGHTGASAAYERAARLSQDRARERELTVAAVEAALEAGEVDRAERLAAAADTPDADPVTRAHLLFARGVAEFWRGEHRAAHRRLVEAAGLVADRAPGPAARVLVQALHAAWYDDAAAVRDTLDALGALALPAGDPLAPLVGYLAAALGGSAGPTLPEAERAARAAGAAVPVDLLLPCGAALVPGHDREALDLSRRLVREAREAGAFGTLPTLLFFLAEAELFDGRPGVAADHAAEALQLALDSGQPLWSGQLHGFLAHLAAVRGEEARCREHAAEAQARGGAGGPWARWALGVLELGAGRAEDALGQLAAIARGAHGFHVSATRSVPDLVEAAVRLRATEQLAEPLDRFERWAARSGQPWARALVHRCHALLAPDEWAEERFLAALAGHAEQPRPWEQARTELLYGEWLRRGRRKAEARAPLRSAEQTFRRLGALPWAERARLELDATGAAPAGGPAGVVAGLTPQESQIVRLAAQGLSNRDIAAQLFLSARTVGHHLYKAYPKLGVVSRTELAGVLPALS; encoded by the coding sequence ATGCTGTACGGACGGGGGACGGAGCAGGCGGTCATCGGCCGGCTGCTGGCGGAGGCGGCCGAGGGGCGCAGCGGGGTGCTGGTGCTGCGCGGCGAGCCGGGGATCGGGAAGACCGCGCTGCTGGACGCGGCGGCGGCGGCGGCCGCCGGGGGCCGGGTGCTGCGGGCGGCGGGCGTGGAGTCGGAGGCCCGGCTGCCCTACGCGCTGCTCAGCCAGCTGCTGGCGCCGGTGCTGGACCGGGTCGGGGCGCTGCCCGGGCCGCAACGGGCCGCGCTGGAGCGGACCTTGGGGCTGGCCGAGGGCCCGGCGGGGGACCGGTTGCTGGTCGGGCTGGCGGTGCTGACCCTGCTCGGCGACCTGGCGGAGGAGTCGCCGGTGCTGTGCCTGCTGGACGACCTGCAGTGGGCGGACCAGGAGTCGGCGCAGGCCGTGCAGGTGGCGGCCCGCCGGCTGGGCGCGGAGCGGGTCGCGGTGCTGCTGGCGACCAGGGCGGACGGCCCGGAGCCGGCCGGCCTGCCGGAGCTGCGGGTCGAGCCGCTGGCGGAGGCCGCCGCGGTCGCGCTGCTCGCCCGCACCGCCCCCGGACTCACCGACCGGGCCGGGGTGCTGGCGGCCGCGCAGGGCAATCCGCTGGCGTTGGTGGAGCTGCCCGCGCAGGGCGCGCAGGGCGGGCTGCCGCCGGCCGGCCGGCTGCGGCTGGCCTACCACGGGCAGGTCAGCCGGCTGCCCGCCGGGGCGCAGCGCTGGCTGCTGCTGGCCGCGCTGGAGGAGGCCGGGTCGCTGGAGGTGCTGCTGCGGGCGGCGGGGGACTGCGGCCTGACGGTCGCGGACCTGGGGCCGGCCGAGGAGGCGGGCCTGCTGCGGGTGGAGCTGGCCGAGCAGCGGGTGACGTTCCGTCATCCGCTGCTGCGCTCCGCGCTGGTGGACCGGGCGCCGCTGGCCGACCGGCTGGCCGCGCACGCGGCGCTGGCCCGGGCGTACGGCCCGGCGGAGCCGCTGCGGCGGGCCTGGCACCGGGCGCTGGCGGCGACCGGACGCGACGAGGGTGCGGCGGAGGAGCTGGCCGCGGCGGCCGCGGGGGCGGCCTCCCGGGGCGGGCACACCGGGGCGTCCGCGGCGTACGAGCGGGCCGCCCGGCTGAGCCAGGACCGGGCGCGGGAGCGGGAGTTGACGGTGGCCGCGGTGGAAGCCGCACTGGAGGCGGGCGAGGTCGACCGGGCCGAGCGGCTGGCCGCCGCCGCGGACACCCCGGACGCCGACCCGGTGACCCGGGCGCACCTGCTGTTCGCCCGCGGGGTGGCCGAGTTCTGGCGCGGCGAGCACCGGGCCGCGCACCGGCGGCTGGTGGAGGCAGCCGGCCTGGTCGCGGACCGGGCGCCCGGCCCGGCGGCCCGGGTGCTGGTACAGGCCCTGCACGCGGCCTGGTACGACGATGCGGCGGCGGTGCGCGACACCCTCGACGCCCTGGGCGCGCTGGCGCTGCCGGCCGGAGACCCGCTGGCGCCGCTGGTGGGCTACCTGGCGGCCGCCCTCGGCGGGTCCGCCGGGCCGACGCTGCCGGAGGCCGAGCGGGCGGCCCGGGCAGCCGGCGCGGCCGTGCCGGTGGACCTTCTGCTGCCCTGCGGGGCCGCCCTGGTGCCCGGCCACGACCGGGAGGCGCTGGACCTGTCCCGCCGGCTGGTCCGGGAGGCCCGCGAGGCCGGCGCGTTCGGGACGCTGCCCACCCTGCTGTTCTTCCTCGCCGAGGCCGAGCTGTTCGACGGCCGCCCGGGCGTGGCGGCCGACCACGCGGCGGAGGCCCTGCAGCTCGCCCTGGACAGCGGACAGCCGCTGTGGTCCGGCCAGTTGCACGGCTTCCTGGCCCACCTGGCGGCCGTCCGCGGCGAGGAGGCCCGGTGCCGCGAGCACGCCGCCGAGGCGCAGGCCCGGGGCGGGGCCGGCGGGCCGTGGGCGCGCTGGGCGCTCGGCGTGCTGGAGCTGGGCGCCGGGCGGGCCGAGGACGCGCTCGGGCAGCTGGCGGCGATCGCCCGCGGCGCGCACGGCTTCCACGTCTCCGCGACCCGTTCGGTGCCCGACCTGGTGGAGGCCGCGGTCCGGCTGCGCGCCACCGAGCAGCTCGCCGAGCCGCTGGACCGCTTCGAGCGGTGGGCCGCCCGCAGCGGGCAGCCGTGGGCCCGGGCGCTGGTGCACCGCTGCCACGCGCTGCTCGCCCCCGACGAGTGGGCCGAGGAACGCTTCCTGGCCGCGCTCGCCGGGCACGCCGAGCAGCCCCGCCCGTGGGAGCAGGCCCGCACCGAGCTGCTGTACGGCGAGTGGCTGCGGCGCGGCCGGCGCAAGGCCGAGGCCCGGGCGCCGCTGCGCTCCGCCGAGCAGACCTTCCGGCGACTGGGCGCACTGCCCTGGGCGGAGCGCGCCCGGCTGGAGCTGGACGCCACCGGGGCGGCCCCCGCCGGCGGCCCGGCAGGCGTGGTGGCGGGGCTGACCCCGCAGGAGTCGCAGATCGTCCGGCTGGCCGCGCAGGGCCTGTCGAACCGGGACATCGCGGCCCAGCTGTTCCTCAGCGCCCGCACCGTCGGGCACCACCTGTACAAGGCGTACCCCAAGCTCGGGGTGGTCTCCCGCACCGAGCTGGCGGGGGTGCTGCCGGCGCTGTCCTGA
- a CDS encoding nuclear transport factor 2 family protein, with translation MDLQSLAERYLAAWNETDPAARRKLVEETWAPDGRYVDPLVEARGHEQFDATLAAVQAQFAGLVFRLGQVDAHHDVARFTWELAPEGAAEALVVGFDVLTATEDGRIATVVGFLDRVPTA, from the coding sequence ATGGACCTGCAGAGCCTCGCCGAGCGCTACCTCGCCGCCTGGAACGAGACCGACCCGGCCGCCCGCCGCAAGCTGGTCGAGGAGACCTGGGCGCCGGACGGCCGCTACGTGGACCCGCTGGTCGAGGCCCGCGGCCACGAGCAGTTCGACGCCACCCTGGCCGCCGTCCAGGCCCAGTTCGCCGGCCTGGTGTTCCGCCTCGGCCAGGTCGACGCCCACCACGACGTCGCCCGCTTCACCTGGGAACTCGCCCCGGAGGGCGCGGCGGAGGCCCTGGTCGTCGGCTTCGACGTCCTCACCGCGACCGAGGACGGCCGGATCGCCACCGTGGTCGGCTTCCTGGACCGCGTGCCGACGGCCTGA
- a CDS encoding VIT1/CCC1 transporter family protein, which yields MSTITAGPQTDSPQPRIPDADHHRDVNGGWLRPAVFGAMDGLVSNFALMTGVVGGAAAPSTVVLTGLAGLAAGAFSMAAGEYTSVASQRELVEAELEAERIELRRNPQGELAELAQLYVARGVDPELAEEVARQLSADPDTTLAVHAREELGVDPDDLPSPLVAAVSSFGCFALGALLPVLPYLLGATALWPAALLAVLGLFGCGAVVARVTARSWWYSGLRQLVLGASAAGVTYLLGRLIGGAIG from the coding sequence ATGAGCACGATCACCGCAGGCCCGCAGACCGACAGCCCGCAGCCGCGGATACCCGACGCCGACCACCACCGGGACGTCAACGGCGGCTGGCTGCGCCCCGCCGTGTTCGGCGCGATGGACGGCCTGGTGTCGAACTTCGCGCTGATGACCGGCGTGGTCGGCGGCGCGGCCGCGCCGAGCACCGTGGTGCTCACCGGCCTGGCCGGCCTGGCGGCCGGGGCGTTCTCCATGGCGGCCGGCGAGTACACCTCGGTGGCCTCCCAGCGCGAGCTGGTGGAAGCCGAGCTGGAGGCGGAGCGGATCGAGCTGCGGCGCAACCCGCAGGGCGAGCTGGCCGAGCTGGCGCAGCTGTACGTGGCCAGGGGCGTGGACCCGGAGCTGGCCGAGGAGGTGGCCCGCCAGCTGTCCGCCGACCCGGACACCACGCTGGCGGTGCACGCCCGCGAGGAGCTCGGCGTGGACCCGGACGACCTGCCCTCGCCGCTGGTGGCCGCGGTCTCCTCGTTCGGCTGCTTCGCGCTCGGCGCGCTGCTCCCGGTGCTGCCCTACCTGCTGGGCGCCACCGCGCTCTGGCCGGCCGCGCTGCTGGCCGTGCTCGGCCTGTTCGGCTGCGGCGCGGTGGTGGCCCGGGTGACGGCCCGCAGCTGGTGGTACAGCGGTCTGCGGCAGCTGGTGCTGGGCGCCTCCGCGGCGGGCGTGACGTACCTGCTGGGCCGCTTGATCGGCGGGGCGATCGGCTGA
- the gltB gene encoding glutamate synthase large subunit — MPSGHENAKAAGPYALVPDARPQAQGLYDPRNEHDACGVGFVATLTGIADHKIVEQALTVLRNLEHRGATGAEPDSGDGAGILTQVPDAFLRAKVDFELPAAGSYAVGIAFLPDDDEADAAATARIEVIAAEEGLTVLGWRDVPVTPDLLGATARSVMPRFRQVFVSHGERTGIELDRVAFVLRKRAEREAGVYFPSLSARTLVYKGMLTTGQLEPFFPDLSDRLYASAIGLVHSRFSTNTFPSWPLAHPYRFVAHNGEINTVKGNRNWMTARESQLATDLIPGDLDRIFPICTPDHSDSASFDEVLELLHLGGRSLPHSVLMMIPEAWENHATMDPARRAFYQYHSNLMEPWDGPACVTFTDGTQIGAVLDRNGLRPARYWITEDGLVVLSSEVGVLDIDQEKVSRKGRLQPGRMFLIDTAEHRIVEDEEIKSALAAEHPYEEWVAGGQIQLAKLPEREHIAHTHASVTRRQQTFGYTEEELRVILAPMAKTGGEALGSMGTDSPIAALSEKPRLLFDYFTQLFAQVTNPPLDAIREELVTSLHSNLGPEGNLLDASPAHCRSVGITFPVIDNDELAKLVHINVDGDQPGLKAVTLSGLYKVATGGQGLAARLAEIAAEADAAIADGARIIVLSDRHSDAEHAPIPSLLLTSAIHHHLIRTKQRTQVSLLVEAGDVREVHHVALLVGYGAGAVNPYLAMESVEDLVAQGVFVSGIEPEKAIKNLIKALGKGVLKVMSKMGISTVASYRGAQVFEAIGLSQELVDAYFAGTTTKLGGIGLEQIAKETAARHAKAYPASGIAAAHRALEIGGEYQWRREGEPHLFDPETVFRLQHSTRTKRYDIFKQYTDRVNAQSERLMTLRGLFQLDGLGRAPISIDEVEPVSEIVKRFSTGAMSYGSISMEAHETLAIAMNRLGAKSNTGEGGEDPERLYDPARRSAIKQVASGRFGVTSEYLVNADDIQIKMAQGAKPGEGGQLPGHKVYPWVAKTRHSTPGVGLISPPPHHDIYSIEDLAQLIHDLKNANPQARIHVKLVSEVGVGTVAAGVSKAHADVVLISGHDGGTGASPLTSLKHAGGPWELGLAETQQTLLLNGLRDRIVVQTDGQLKTGRDVVIAALLGAEEFGFATAPLVVSGCIMMRVCHLDTCPVGVATQNPVLRERFTGKPEFVVNFFEFIAEEVREILAELGFRSIEEAVGHAEHINAQAAIDHWKAAGLDLAPLFHVPALPEGAALYNTTEQDHALDKALDNQLIELAEDALERGEAVRIQLPIRNVNRTVGTMLGHEVTKRYRGAGLPEGTIDVTFTGSAGQSFGAFVPNGITLRLEGDANDYVGKGLSGGVLVVRPARDAAAIGADAQNHVIAGNTIGYGATSGRIHLRGKAGERFAVRNSGATLVVEGVGDHGLEYMTGGRVLILGETGRNLAAGMSGGIAYVLDLRPANVNSGMVGIEAPSAADREWLRDTVQQHYEETGSTVAAELLADWAGGVSRFSKIMPTDYKAVLAAKDAAERDGLSEAETTRKMMEAANG, encoded by the coding sequence ATGCCCTCCGGCCACGAGAACGCGAAGGCCGCCGGCCCGTACGCCCTCGTTCCGGACGCGCGCCCCCAGGCCCAGGGTCTCTACGACCCGCGCAACGAGCACGACGCCTGCGGCGTCGGCTTCGTGGCCACGCTGACCGGCATCGCCGACCACAAGATCGTCGAGCAGGCGCTGACTGTGCTGCGCAACCTGGAGCACCGCGGTGCCACCGGTGCCGAGCCGGACTCCGGCGACGGCGCGGGCATCCTGACCCAGGTCCCGGACGCCTTCCTGCGTGCCAAGGTCGACTTCGAGCTGCCGGCCGCCGGCTCCTACGCGGTCGGCATCGCCTTCCTCCCGGACGACGACGAGGCCGACGCCGCCGCCACCGCCCGGATCGAGGTCATCGCTGCGGAGGAGGGCCTGACCGTCCTCGGCTGGCGCGACGTCCCGGTCACCCCCGACCTGCTGGGCGCCACCGCCCGCTCGGTCATGCCGCGCTTCCGCCAGGTGTTCGTCTCGCACGGCGAGCGCACCGGCATCGAGCTGGACCGGGTCGCCTTCGTGCTGCGCAAGCGCGCCGAGCGCGAGGCCGGGGTGTACTTCCCCTCGCTCTCCGCCCGCACCCTGGTCTACAAGGGCATGCTGACCACCGGCCAGCTGGAGCCCTTCTTCCCCGACCTGTCGGACCGGCTCTACGCCTCCGCGATCGGCCTGGTGCACTCGCGCTTCTCCACCAACACCTTCCCGAGCTGGCCGCTCGCCCACCCGTACCGCTTCGTCGCGCACAACGGCGAGATCAACACGGTCAAGGGCAACCGCAACTGGATGACCGCCCGGGAGTCCCAGCTCGCCACCGACCTGATCCCCGGCGACCTGGACCGGATCTTCCCGATCTGCACCCCGGACCACTCCGACTCGGCGTCCTTCGACGAGGTCCTGGAGCTGCTCCACCTCGGCGGCCGCTCGCTGCCGCACTCGGTGCTGATGATGATCCCGGAGGCGTGGGAGAACCACGCCACCATGGACCCGGCCCGCCGCGCGTTCTACCAGTACCACTCCAACCTGATGGAGCCCTGGGACGGCCCGGCCTGCGTCACCTTCACCGACGGCACCCAGATCGGCGCGGTCCTGGACCGCAACGGCCTGCGCCCGGCCCGGTACTGGATCACCGAGGACGGCCTGGTCGTCCTCTCCTCCGAGGTCGGCGTGCTCGACATCGACCAGGAGAAGGTCTCCCGCAAGGGCCGCCTGCAGCCCGGCCGGATGTTCCTGATCGACACCGCCGAGCACCGGATCGTCGAGGACGAGGAGATCAAGTCCGCCCTCGCCGCCGAGCACCCCTACGAGGAGTGGGTCGCGGGCGGGCAGATCCAGCTCGCCAAGCTCCCCGAGCGCGAGCACATCGCCCACACCCACGCCTCGGTGACCCGCCGTCAGCAGACCTTCGGCTACACCGAGGAGGAGCTGCGGGTCATCCTCGCGCCGATGGCCAAGACCGGCGGCGAGGCGCTCGGCTCGATGGGCACCGACTCGCCGATCGCCGCGCTCAGCGAGAAGCCGCGCCTGCTGTTCGACTACTTCACCCAGCTGTTCGCCCAGGTCACCAACCCGCCGCTGGACGCGATCCGCGAAGAGCTGGTCACCTCGCTGCACAGCAACCTCGGCCCCGAGGGCAACCTGCTGGACGCCTCCCCGGCGCACTGCCGCTCGGTGGGCATCACCTTCCCGGTGATCGACAACGACGAGCTGGCCAAGCTGGTCCACATCAACGTGGACGGCGACCAGCCCGGCCTGAAGGCGGTCACCCTCTCCGGCCTGTACAAGGTCGCCACCGGCGGCCAGGGCCTGGCCGCCCGCCTCGCCGAGATCGCCGCCGAGGCCGACGCCGCGATCGCCGACGGCGCCCGCATCATCGTCCTCTCCGACCGGCACTCGGACGCCGAGCACGCGCCGATCCCGTCGCTGCTGCTCACCTCGGCGATCCACCACCACCTGATCCGCACCAAGCAGCGCACCCAGGTGTCGCTGCTGGTCGAGGCCGGCGACGTCCGCGAGGTGCACCACGTCGCGCTGCTGGTCGGCTACGGCGCCGGCGCGGTCAACCCGTACCTGGCCATGGAGTCGGTCGAGGACCTGGTCGCCCAGGGCGTGTTCGTCTCGGGCATCGAGCCCGAGAAGGCGATCAAGAACCTGATCAAGGCGCTCGGCAAGGGCGTCCTGAAGGTGATGTCCAAGATGGGCATCTCCACCGTCGCCTCCTACCGCGGCGCGCAGGTCTTCGAGGCCATCGGCCTCTCCCAGGAGCTGGTGGACGCCTACTTCGCGGGCACCACCACCAAGCTCGGCGGCATCGGCCTGGAGCAGATCGCCAAGGAGACCGCCGCCCGCCACGCCAAGGCCTACCCGGCCTCCGGCATCGCCGCGGCGCACCGCGCGCTGGAGATCGGCGGCGAGTACCAGTGGCGCCGCGAGGGCGAGCCGCACCTGTTCGACCCGGAGACGGTCTTCCGTCTCCAGCACTCGACCCGCACCAAGCGCTACGACATCTTCAAGCAGTACACGGACCGGGTGAACGCCCAGTCCGAGCGCCTGATGACGCTGCGCGGCCTGTTCCAGCTGGACGGCCTCGGCCGGGCCCCGATCTCGATCGACGAGGTCGAGCCGGTCTCCGAGATCGTCAAGCGGTTCTCCACCGGCGCGATGTCCTACGGCTCCATCTCGATGGAGGCGCACGAGACCCTCGCGATCGCGATGAACCGGCTGGGCGCCAAGTCCAACACCGGTGAGGGCGGCGAGGACCCGGAGCGCCTGTACGACCCGGCCCGCCGCTCGGCGATCAAGCAGGTCGCCTCCGGCCGGTTCGGCGTCACCTCCGAGTACCTGGTCAACGCCGACGACATCCAGATCAAGATGGCCCAGGGCGCCAAGCCCGGCGAGGGCGGCCAGCTGCCCGGCCACAAGGTCTACCCGTGGGTGGCCAAGACCCGGCACTCGACCCCGGGCGTCGGCCTGATCTCCCCGCCGCCGCACCACGACATCTACTCCATCGAGGACCTGGCTCAGCTGATCCACGACCTCAAGAACGCCAACCCGCAGGCCCGCATCCACGTGAAGCTGGTCTCCGAGGTCGGCGTCGGCACCGTCGCGGCGGGCGTCTCCAAGGCGCACGCGGACGTGGTGCTGATCTCCGGCCACGACGGCGGCACCGGCGCCTCCCCGCTGACCTCGCTCAAGCACGCGGGCGGCCCCTGGGAGCTCGGCCTCGCCGAGACCCAGCAGACCCTGCTGCTGAACGGCCTGCGCGACCGCATCGTGGTGCAGACCGACGGCCAGCTGAAGACCGGCCGCGACGTGGTCATCGCCGCCCTGCTGGGCGCCGAGGAGTTCGGCTTCGCGACCGCCCCGCTGGTGGTCTCCGGCTGCATCATGATGCGGGTCTGCCACCTGGACACCTGCCCGGTCGGCGTCGCCACCCAGAACCCGGTGCTCCGCGAGCGGTTCACCGGCAAGCCCGAGTTCGTGGTCAACTTCTTCGAGTTCATCGCCGAGGAGGTCCGCGAGATCCTCGCCGAGCTGGGCTTCCGCTCGATCGAGGAGGCCGTCGGCCACGCCGAGCACATCAACGCGCAGGCCGCCATCGACCACTGGAAGGCCGCCGGGCTCGACCTGGCCCCGCTCTTCCACGTCCCGGCGCTGCCCGAGGGCGCGGCCCTGTACAACACCACCGAGCAGGACCACGCGCTCGACAAGGCCCTCGACAACCAGCTGATCGAGCTGGCCGAGGACGCGCTGGAGCGCGGCGAGGCGGTCCGGATCCAGCTGCCGATCCGCAACGTCAACCGCACCGTCGGCACCATGCTCGGACACGAGGTGACCAAGCGGTACCGCGGCGCGGGCCTGCCCGAGGGCACCATCGACGTCACCTTCACCGGCTCGGCCGGCCAGTCCTTCGGCGCCTTCGTGCCGAACGGCATCACGCTCCGCCTGGAGGGCGACGCCAACGACTACGTCGGCAAGGGCCTGTCCGGCGGCGTGCTGGTGGTCCGTCCCGCCCGGGACGCGGCCGCGATCGGCGCCGACGCGCAGAACCACGTCATCGCCGGCAACACCATCGGCTACGGCGCCACCTCCGGCCGCATCCACCTGCGCGGCAAGGCCGGCGAGCGTTTTGCGGTCCGCAACTCGGGTGCGACCCTGGTGGTGGAGGGCGTGGGCGACCACGGTCTGGAGTACATGACCGGCGGCCGGGTGCTGATCCTCGGCGAGACCGGTCGCAACCTGGCGGCGGGCATGTCCGGCGGCATCGCCTACGTGCTCGACCTCCGCCCCGCGAACGTGAACAGCGGCATGGTGGGCATCGAGGCCCCCTCGGCCGCCGACCGCGAGTGGCTGCGCGACACCGTGCAGCAGCACTACGAGGAGACCGGCTCCACCGTCGCCGCCGAGCTCCTGGCTGACTGGGCCGGCGGGGTCTCCCGCTTCTCCAAGATCATGCCGACCGACTACAAGGCTGTGCTCGCCGCCAAGGACGCCGCTGAGCGCGATGGCCTCTCCGAGGCCGAGACCACTCGCAAGATGATGGAGGCGGCTAATGGCTGA